In Brachypodium distachyon strain Bd21 chromosome 2, Brachypodium_distachyon_v3.0, whole genome shotgun sequence, one genomic interval encodes:
- the LOC100841824 gene encoding glycerophosphodiester phosphodiesterase GDPDL7 isoform X2, translating to MPCLLSTIYSCSFDGVGCSFLIRMGARYPLVLLILLLLNGANAALDPRVPEWLTLDGGPPLVVARGGFSGLFPESTKFAYRFAVEASLPDVVLYCDLQFSKNGVGFCRRELRLENSTLISREYPDRASTYNVNGEDLYGWFSVDFGSNELYSINVIQDDYARSNIFDGILRMWSLGDLVDQIQHPHIWVNVEYDLFYLEHGLSTEDYILGLPEEYSVTYVSSPEVALLKSLSGKLRSKTKLILRFLREDVVEPSTRKTYGELLKDLKSIKAYASGILVHKHQIWPQNKDKYLEPSTSLVKDAHAIGLEVHAYGFANDDPNLSHNYSFDPSAEYLQFIDNSDFSVDGLLTDFSPTASEAVACFAHTKNNSYALPPPGNAKKTRPLIITHNGASGIFSDSTDLAYQQAVKDGADIIDCWVRMSKDGVPFCLGSTDLNCSTTAGNAFAAKSNIVNEIQNKSGIFSFDLSWSEIQTLKPNLIGPFSEERLERNPAAKNAGKLLTLDEFLDYAKSSNVSGILIGIEHAPYLATIGLDVVGAISDALANSGYDKETKQHVLIQSEETPVLAAFKKFPKFKRVLTIEFDIGDVSKPSVVEIKEIANAVKLRRSSATRINGYFLSGFTDALVKRLHDAKMEVYVGVLKNEFMNLAFDYWADPMIEIATDTWSVVADGLVTEFPGTAAAYFKSPCSDVERNLSFIIHPASAGELVKLAAVGLVPPAPPPAPMLQPADILDPPLPLCTSQPQFRTSRCRLAPVAKAKADYTANLAAEG from the exons ATGCCCTGCCTCCTCTCCACAATTTATTCCTGTAGCTTCGACGGAG TAGGGTGCTCGTTTCTGATCCGAATGGGTGCAAGATATCCTCTTGTGCTCTTGATCCTTTTACTTCTCAATGGAGCCAATGCTGCTTTGGATCCTCGGGTACCAGAATGGCTGACTTTGGATG GTGGTCCTCCTCTAGTCGTTGCCCGTGGAGGGTTCTCTGGCTTATTTCCCGAGTCAACCAAGTTTGCATACCGCTTTGCAGTGGAAGCTAGCTTGCCTGATGTCGTTCTGTACTGCGATCTGCAGTTCTCCAAAAATGGTGTGGGCTTCTGCAGAAGAGAACTGAGACTTGAGAATTCAACACTAATTTCTCGGGAATACCCTGACAGGGCCTCGACATACAACGTGAATGGAGAAGATCTTTATGGATGGTTCTCTGTGGATTTTGGATCAAATGAGCTGTATAGTATCAACG TGATTCAGGATGACTACGCTCGCTCAAATATATTCGATGGCATATTGAGAATGTGGTCACTTGGTGATTTAGTTGACCAGATCCAACATCCTCATATTTGGGTTAATGTGGAG TACGATTTGTTTTATCTGGAGCACGGATTAAGTACTGAAGACTACATATTAGGACTACCAGAGGAATATTCCGTCACTTACGTCTCCTCACCAGAAGTGGCATTATTGAAAAGCCTCAGTGGAAAGCTCAGAAGCAAAACTAAGCTAATTTTACGGTTCCTCCGTGAAGATGTTGTGGAGCCTTCCACCAGGAAAACATATGGAGAACTTCTGAAAGACCTAAAGTCCATCAAGGCCTATGCATCAGGGATTCTTGTCCACAagcatcaaatttggccacaGAATAAGGATAAGTACTTGGAGCCATCTACTAGTCTGGTCAAAGACGCCCATGCCATAGGACTGGAAGTGCATGCATATGGATTTGCCAATGATGATCCCAATTTGAGTCACAACTACAGCTTTGATCCCAGTGCGGAATACTTGCAGTTCATAGATAATTCAGACTTCTCTGTTGACGGCTTGTTAACGGATTTCTCACCCACTGCGTCGGAAGCCGTAG CTTGTTTTGCACATACCAAGAATAATTCATatgctcttcctcctcctggaAATGCAA AAAAAACCAGGCCACTGATCATAACCCACAACGGCGCGAGTGGCATCTTCTCAGATAGTACAGACCTTGCCTACCAACAAGCGGTGAAAGACGGTGCAGACATAATAGACTGCTGGGTTCGGATGTCAAAAGACGGGGTCCCCTTCTGCCTGGGCTCTACAGATCTCAACTGCAGCACGACAGCAGGCAACGCTTTCGCGGCAAAATCTAACATTGTCAATGAGATACAGAACAAATCTGGCATTTTCTCGTTTGACCTCTCATGGAGCGAGATCCAAACCTTGAAAC CCAACCTTATCGGTCCATTCTCGGAGGAACGCCTGGAACGAAATCCTGCTGCGAAGAACGCTGGCAAACTTTTGACATTGGACGAGTTCCTTGATTATGCAAAAAGCAGCAACGTCTCCGGTATACTTATTGGGATAGAG CATGCTCCATACCTGGCAACCATAGGTCTTGATGTGGTGGGTGCAATCTCTGATGCACTGGCCAATTCCGGCTATGACAAAGAGACCAAGCAGCATGTGCTCATACAGTCGGAGGAGACCCCAGTGCTTGCAGCATTCAAGAAGTTCCCCAAGTTCAAGAGGGTCCTCACGATTGAATTCGATATCGGCGATGTTTCCAAGCCTTCGGTGGTTGAGATCAAGGAGATTGCAAATGCAGTGAAGCTCAGACGGAGCTCGGCCACTAGGATCAATGGCTACTTCCTGTCGGGGTTCACCGATGCTTTGGTTAAAAGGCTGCACGATGCGAAAATGGAAGTGTACGTCGGTGTTCTGAAGAATGAGTTCATGAACCTCGCGTTCGACTACTGGGCTGACCCGATGATTGAAATCGCTACAGACACTTGGTCAGTGGTTGCTGATGGGCTTGTAACCGAGTTCCCTGGCACTGCAGCTGCATACTTCA AGAGCCCGTGCAGCGATGTGGAACGGAACCTGAGCTTCATAATCCACCCTGCAAGTGCCGGTGAATTGGTCAAGCTGGCTGCCGTTGGTTTGGTGCCTCCAGCGCCACCTCCAGCGCCGATGCTCCAACCTGCTGATATTCTGGACCCGCCACTGCCATTGTGCACGAGCCAGCCGCAGTTCCGGACCAGCCGCTGCCGTCTGGCTCCGGTGGCGAAAGCGAAAGCTGACTACACCGCTAACCTGGCCGCCGAAGGATGA
- the LOC100841824 gene encoding glycerophosphodiester phosphodiesterase GDPDL7 isoform X3 produces the protein MGARYPLVLLILLLLNGANAALDPRVPEWLTLDGGPPLVVARGGFSGLFPESTKFAYRFAVEASLPDVVLYCDLQFSKNGVGFCRRELRLENSTLISREYPDRASTYNVNGEDLYGWFSVDFGSNELYSINVIQDDYARSNIFDGILRMWSLGDLVDQIQHPHIWVNVEYDLFYLEHGLSTEDYILGLPEEYSVTYVSSPEVALLKSLSGKLRSKTKLILRFLREDVVEPSTRKTYGELLKDLKSIKAYASGILVHKHQIWPQNKDKYLEPSTSLVKDAHAIGLEVHAYGFANDDPNLSHNYSFDPSAEYLQFIDNSDFSVDGLLTDFSPTASEAVACFAHTKNNSYALPPPGNAKKTRPLIITHNGASGIFSDSTDLAYQQAVKDGADIIDCWVRMSKDGVPFCLGSTDLNCSTTAGNAFAAKSNIVNEIQNKSGIFSFDLSWSEIQTLKPNLIGPFSEERLERNPAAKNAGKLLTLDEFLDYAKSSNVSGILIGIEHAPYLATIGLDVVGAISDALANSGYDKETKQHVLIQSEETPVLAAFKKFPKFKRVLTIEFDIGDVSKPSVVEIKEIANAVKLRRSSATRINGYFLSGFTDALVKRLHDAKMEVYVGVLKNEFMNLAFDYWADPMIEIATDTWSVVADGLVTEFPGTAAAYFKSPCSDVERNLSFIIHPASAGELVKLAAVGLVPPAPPPAPMLQPADILDPPLPLCTSQPQFRTSRCRLAPVAKAKADYTANLAAEG, from the exons ATGGGTGCAAGATATCCTCTTGTGCTCTTGATCCTTTTACTTCTCAATGGAGCCAATGCTGCTTTGGATCCTCGGGTACCAGAATGGCTGACTTTGGATG GTGGTCCTCCTCTAGTCGTTGCCCGTGGAGGGTTCTCTGGCTTATTTCCCGAGTCAACCAAGTTTGCATACCGCTTTGCAGTGGAAGCTAGCTTGCCTGATGTCGTTCTGTACTGCGATCTGCAGTTCTCCAAAAATGGTGTGGGCTTCTGCAGAAGAGAACTGAGACTTGAGAATTCAACACTAATTTCTCGGGAATACCCTGACAGGGCCTCGACATACAACGTGAATGGAGAAGATCTTTATGGATGGTTCTCTGTGGATTTTGGATCAAATGAGCTGTATAGTATCAACG TGATTCAGGATGACTACGCTCGCTCAAATATATTCGATGGCATATTGAGAATGTGGTCACTTGGTGATTTAGTTGACCAGATCCAACATCCTCATATTTGGGTTAATGTGGAG TACGATTTGTTTTATCTGGAGCACGGATTAAGTACTGAAGACTACATATTAGGACTACCAGAGGAATATTCCGTCACTTACGTCTCCTCACCAGAAGTGGCATTATTGAAAAGCCTCAGTGGAAAGCTCAGAAGCAAAACTAAGCTAATTTTACGGTTCCTCCGTGAAGATGTTGTGGAGCCTTCCACCAGGAAAACATATGGAGAACTTCTGAAAGACCTAAAGTCCATCAAGGCCTATGCATCAGGGATTCTTGTCCACAagcatcaaatttggccacaGAATAAGGATAAGTACTTGGAGCCATCTACTAGTCTGGTCAAAGACGCCCATGCCATAGGACTGGAAGTGCATGCATATGGATTTGCCAATGATGATCCCAATTTGAGTCACAACTACAGCTTTGATCCCAGTGCGGAATACTTGCAGTTCATAGATAATTCAGACTTCTCTGTTGACGGCTTGTTAACGGATTTCTCACCCACTGCGTCGGAAGCCGTAG CTTGTTTTGCACATACCAAGAATAATTCATatgctcttcctcctcctggaAATGCAA AAAAAACCAGGCCACTGATCATAACCCACAACGGCGCGAGTGGCATCTTCTCAGATAGTACAGACCTTGCCTACCAACAAGCGGTGAAAGACGGTGCAGACATAATAGACTGCTGGGTTCGGATGTCAAAAGACGGGGTCCCCTTCTGCCTGGGCTCTACAGATCTCAACTGCAGCACGACAGCAGGCAACGCTTTCGCGGCAAAATCTAACATTGTCAATGAGATACAGAACAAATCTGGCATTTTCTCGTTTGACCTCTCATGGAGCGAGATCCAAACCTTGAAAC CCAACCTTATCGGTCCATTCTCGGAGGAACGCCTGGAACGAAATCCTGCTGCGAAGAACGCTGGCAAACTTTTGACATTGGACGAGTTCCTTGATTATGCAAAAAGCAGCAACGTCTCCGGTATACTTATTGGGATAGAG CATGCTCCATACCTGGCAACCATAGGTCTTGATGTGGTGGGTGCAATCTCTGATGCACTGGCCAATTCCGGCTATGACAAAGAGACCAAGCAGCATGTGCTCATACAGTCGGAGGAGACCCCAGTGCTTGCAGCATTCAAGAAGTTCCCCAAGTTCAAGAGGGTCCTCACGATTGAATTCGATATCGGCGATGTTTCCAAGCCTTCGGTGGTTGAGATCAAGGAGATTGCAAATGCAGTGAAGCTCAGACGGAGCTCGGCCACTAGGATCAATGGCTACTTCCTGTCGGGGTTCACCGATGCTTTGGTTAAAAGGCTGCACGATGCGAAAATGGAAGTGTACGTCGGTGTTCTGAAGAATGAGTTCATGAACCTCGCGTTCGACTACTGGGCTGACCCGATGATTGAAATCGCTACAGACACTTGGTCAGTGGTTGCTGATGGGCTTGTAACCGAGTTCCCTGGCACTGCAGCTGCATACTTCA AGAGCCCGTGCAGCGATGTGGAACGGAACCTGAGCTTCATAATCCACCCTGCAAGTGCCGGTGAATTGGTCAAGCTGGCTGCCGTTGGTTTGGTGCCTCCAGCGCCACCTCCAGCGCCGATGCTCCAACCTGCTGATATTCTGGACCCGCCACTGCCATTGTGCACGAGCCAGCCGCAGTTCCGGACCAGCCGCTGCCGTCTGGCTCCGGTGGCGAAAGCGAAAGCTGACTACACCGCTAACCTGGCCGCCGAAGGATGA
- the LOC100841824 gene encoding glycerophosphodiester phosphodiesterase GDPDL7 isoform X4 — protein sequence MEKIFMDGSLWILDQMSCIVSTDDYARSNIFDGILRMWSLGDLVDQIQHPHIWVNVEYDLFYLEHGLSTEDYILGLPEEYSVTYVSSPEVALLKSLSGKLRSKTKLILRFLREDVVEPSTRKTYGELLKDLKSIKAYASGILVHKHQIWPQNKDKYLEPSTSLVKDAHAIGLEVHAYGFANDDPNLSHNYSFDPSAEYLQFIDNSDFSVDGLLTDFSPTASEAVACFAHTKNNSYALPPPGNAKKTRPLIITHNGASGIFSDSTDLAYQQAVKDGADIIDCWVRMSKDGVPFCLGSTDLNCSTTAGNAFAAKSNIVNEIQNKSGIFSFDLSWSEIQTLKPNLIGPFSEERLERNPAAKNAGKLLTLDEFLDYAKSSNVSGILIGIEHAPYLATIGLDVVGAISDALANSGYDKETKQHVLIQSEETPVLAAFKKFPKFKRVLTIEFDIGDVSKPSVVEIKEIANAVKLRRSSATRINGYFLSGFTDALVKRLHDAKMEVYVGVLKNEFMNLAFDYWADPMIEIATDTWSVVADGLVTEFPGTAAAYFKSPCSDVERNLSFIIHPASAGELVKLAAVGLVPPAPPPAPMLQPADILDPPLPLCTSQPQFRTSRCRLAPVAKAKADYTANLAAEG from the exons ATGGAGAAGATCTTTATGGATGGTTCTCTGTGGATTTTGGATCAAATGAGCTGTATAGTATCAACG GATGACTACGCTCGCTCAAATATATTCGATGGCATATTGAGAATGTGGTCACTTGGTGATTTAGTTGACCAGATCCAACATCCTCATATTTGGGTTAATGTGGAG TACGATTTGTTTTATCTGGAGCACGGATTAAGTACTGAAGACTACATATTAGGACTACCAGAGGAATATTCCGTCACTTACGTCTCCTCACCAGAAGTGGCATTATTGAAAAGCCTCAGTGGAAAGCTCAGAAGCAAAACTAAGCTAATTTTACGGTTCCTCCGTGAAGATGTTGTGGAGCCTTCCACCAGGAAAACATATGGAGAACTTCTGAAAGACCTAAAGTCCATCAAGGCCTATGCATCAGGGATTCTTGTCCACAagcatcaaatttggccacaGAATAAGGATAAGTACTTGGAGCCATCTACTAGTCTGGTCAAAGACGCCCATGCCATAGGACTGGAAGTGCATGCATATGGATTTGCCAATGATGATCCCAATTTGAGTCACAACTACAGCTTTGATCCCAGTGCGGAATACTTGCAGTTCATAGATAATTCAGACTTCTCTGTTGACGGCTTGTTAACGGATTTCTCACCCACTGCGTCGGAAGCCGTAG CTTGTTTTGCACATACCAAGAATAATTCATatgctcttcctcctcctggaAATGCAA AAAAAACCAGGCCACTGATCATAACCCACAACGGCGCGAGTGGCATCTTCTCAGATAGTACAGACCTTGCCTACCAACAAGCGGTGAAAGACGGTGCAGACATAATAGACTGCTGGGTTCGGATGTCAAAAGACGGGGTCCCCTTCTGCCTGGGCTCTACAGATCTCAACTGCAGCACGACAGCAGGCAACGCTTTCGCGGCAAAATCTAACATTGTCAATGAGATACAGAACAAATCTGGCATTTTCTCGTTTGACCTCTCATGGAGCGAGATCCAAACCTTGAAAC CCAACCTTATCGGTCCATTCTCGGAGGAACGCCTGGAACGAAATCCTGCTGCGAAGAACGCTGGCAAACTTTTGACATTGGACGAGTTCCTTGATTATGCAAAAAGCAGCAACGTCTCCGGTATACTTATTGGGATAGAG CATGCTCCATACCTGGCAACCATAGGTCTTGATGTGGTGGGTGCAATCTCTGATGCACTGGCCAATTCCGGCTATGACAAAGAGACCAAGCAGCATGTGCTCATACAGTCGGAGGAGACCCCAGTGCTTGCAGCATTCAAGAAGTTCCCCAAGTTCAAGAGGGTCCTCACGATTGAATTCGATATCGGCGATGTTTCCAAGCCTTCGGTGGTTGAGATCAAGGAGATTGCAAATGCAGTGAAGCTCAGACGGAGCTCGGCCACTAGGATCAATGGCTACTTCCTGTCGGGGTTCACCGATGCTTTGGTTAAAAGGCTGCACGATGCGAAAATGGAAGTGTACGTCGGTGTTCTGAAGAATGAGTTCATGAACCTCGCGTTCGACTACTGGGCTGACCCGATGATTGAAATCGCTACAGACACTTGGTCAGTGGTTGCTGATGGGCTTGTAACCGAGTTCCCTGGCACTGCAGCTGCATACTTCA AGAGCCCGTGCAGCGATGTGGAACGGAACCTGAGCTTCATAATCCACCCTGCAAGTGCCGGTGAATTGGTCAAGCTGGCTGCCGTTGGTTTGGTGCCTCCAGCGCCACCTCCAGCGCCGATGCTCCAACCTGCTGATATTCTGGACCCGCCACTGCCATTGTGCACGAGCCAGCCGCAGTTCCGGACCAGCCGCTGCCGTCTGGCTCCGGTGGCGAAAGCGAAAGCTGACTACACCGCTAACCTGGCCGCCGAAGGATGA
- the LOC100841824 gene encoding glycerophosphodiester phosphodiesterase GDPDL7 isoform X1 produces the protein MLEEPEICLCSIFCKRMILTYVCLDLTKMLCYAVGCSFLIRMGARYPLVLLILLLLNGANAALDPRVPEWLTLDGGPPLVVARGGFSGLFPESTKFAYRFAVEASLPDVVLYCDLQFSKNGVGFCRRELRLENSTLISREYPDRASTYNVNGEDLYGWFSVDFGSNELYSINVIQDDYARSNIFDGILRMWSLGDLVDQIQHPHIWVNVEYDLFYLEHGLSTEDYILGLPEEYSVTYVSSPEVALLKSLSGKLRSKTKLILRFLREDVVEPSTRKTYGELLKDLKSIKAYASGILVHKHQIWPQNKDKYLEPSTSLVKDAHAIGLEVHAYGFANDDPNLSHNYSFDPSAEYLQFIDNSDFSVDGLLTDFSPTASEAVACFAHTKNNSYALPPPGNAKKTRPLIITHNGASGIFSDSTDLAYQQAVKDGADIIDCWVRMSKDGVPFCLGSTDLNCSTTAGNAFAAKSNIVNEIQNKSGIFSFDLSWSEIQTLKPNLIGPFSEERLERNPAAKNAGKLLTLDEFLDYAKSSNVSGILIGIEHAPYLATIGLDVVGAISDALANSGYDKETKQHVLIQSEETPVLAAFKKFPKFKRVLTIEFDIGDVSKPSVVEIKEIANAVKLRRSSATRINGYFLSGFTDALVKRLHDAKMEVYVGVLKNEFMNLAFDYWADPMIEIATDTWSVVADGLVTEFPGTAAAYFKSPCSDVERNLSFIIHPASAGELVKLAAVGLVPPAPPPAPMLQPADILDPPLPLCTSQPQFRTSRCRLAPVAKAKADYTANLAAEG, from the exons ATGCTTGAAGAACCAGAGATTTGTCTATGCTCTATCTTTTGTAAACGTATGATACTTACATATGTTTGCCTGGATCTCACAAAAATGTTATGCTATGCAGTAGGGTGCTCGTTTCTGATCCGAATGGGTGCAAGATATCCTCTTGTGCTCTTGATCCTTTTACTTCTCAATGGAGCCAATGCTGCTTTGGATCCTCGGGTACCAGAATGGCTGACTTTGGATG GTGGTCCTCCTCTAGTCGTTGCCCGTGGAGGGTTCTCTGGCTTATTTCCCGAGTCAACCAAGTTTGCATACCGCTTTGCAGTGGAAGCTAGCTTGCCTGATGTCGTTCTGTACTGCGATCTGCAGTTCTCCAAAAATGGTGTGGGCTTCTGCAGAAGAGAACTGAGACTTGAGAATTCAACACTAATTTCTCGGGAATACCCTGACAGGGCCTCGACATACAACGTGAATGGAGAAGATCTTTATGGATGGTTCTCTGTGGATTTTGGATCAAATGAGCTGTATAGTATCAACG TGATTCAGGATGACTACGCTCGCTCAAATATATTCGATGGCATATTGAGAATGTGGTCACTTGGTGATTTAGTTGACCAGATCCAACATCCTCATATTTGGGTTAATGTGGAG TACGATTTGTTTTATCTGGAGCACGGATTAAGTACTGAAGACTACATATTAGGACTACCAGAGGAATATTCCGTCACTTACGTCTCCTCACCAGAAGTGGCATTATTGAAAAGCCTCAGTGGAAAGCTCAGAAGCAAAACTAAGCTAATTTTACGGTTCCTCCGTGAAGATGTTGTGGAGCCTTCCACCAGGAAAACATATGGAGAACTTCTGAAAGACCTAAAGTCCATCAAGGCCTATGCATCAGGGATTCTTGTCCACAagcatcaaatttggccacaGAATAAGGATAAGTACTTGGAGCCATCTACTAGTCTGGTCAAAGACGCCCATGCCATAGGACTGGAAGTGCATGCATATGGATTTGCCAATGATGATCCCAATTTGAGTCACAACTACAGCTTTGATCCCAGTGCGGAATACTTGCAGTTCATAGATAATTCAGACTTCTCTGTTGACGGCTTGTTAACGGATTTCTCACCCACTGCGTCGGAAGCCGTAG CTTGTTTTGCACATACCAAGAATAATTCATatgctcttcctcctcctggaAATGCAA AAAAAACCAGGCCACTGATCATAACCCACAACGGCGCGAGTGGCATCTTCTCAGATAGTACAGACCTTGCCTACCAACAAGCGGTGAAAGACGGTGCAGACATAATAGACTGCTGGGTTCGGATGTCAAAAGACGGGGTCCCCTTCTGCCTGGGCTCTACAGATCTCAACTGCAGCACGACAGCAGGCAACGCTTTCGCGGCAAAATCTAACATTGTCAATGAGATACAGAACAAATCTGGCATTTTCTCGTTTGACCTCTCATGGAGCGAGATCCAAACCTTGAAAC CCAACCTTATCGGTCCATTCTCGGAGGAACGCCTGGAACGAAATCCTGCTGCGAAGAACGCTGGCAAACTTTTGACATTGGACGAGTTCCTTGATTATGCAAAAAGCAGCAACGTCTCCGGTATACTTATTGGGATAGAG CATGCTCCATACCTGGCAACCATAGGTCTTGATGTGGTGGGTGCAATCTCTGATGCACTGGCCAATTCCGGCTATGACAAAGAGACCAAGCAGCATGTGCTCATACAGTCGGAGGAGACCCCAGTGCTTGCAGCATTCAAGAAGTTCCCCAAGTTCAAGAGGGTCCTCACGATTGAATTCGATATCGGCGATGTTTCCAAGCCTTCGGTGGTTGAGATCAAGGAGATTGCAAATGCAGTGAAGCTCAGACGGAGCTCGGCCACTAGGATCAATGGCTACTTCCTGTCGGGGTTCACCGATGCTTTGGTTAAAAGGCTGCACGATGCGAAAATGGAAGTGTACGTCGGTGTTCTGAAGAATGAGTTCATGAACCTCGCGTTCGACTACTGGGCTGACCCGATGATTGAAATCGCTACAGACACTTGGTCAGTGGTTGCTGATGGGCTTGTAACCGAGTTCCCTGGCACTGCAGCTGCATACTTCA AGAGCCCGTGCAGCGATGTGGAACGGAACCTGAGCTTCATAATCCACCCTGCAAGTGCCGGTGAATTGGTCAAGCTGGCTGCCGTTGGTTTGGTGCCTCCAGCGCCACCTCCAGCGCCGATGCTCCAACCTGCTGATATTCTGGACCCGCCACTGCCATTGTGCACGAGCCAGCCGCAGTTCCGGACCAGCCGCTGCCGTCTGGCTCCGGTGGCGAAAGCGAAAGCTGACTACACCGCTAACCTGGCCGCCGAAGGATGA
- the LOC100836330 gene encoding uncharacterized protein LOC100836330, whose product MAALGSKLAQVQAKACEATRFAARHGCAYHKTLMEKNKKYVVEPPTIQKCQELSKQLFYTRLASLPGRYEAFWKELDQAKLLWRNRKDLNVEHAGVAALFGIELYGWFCVGEIVGRGFTLTGYNV is encoded by the exons ATGGCGGCGCTGGGCTCGAAGCTGGCGCAGGTGCAGGCCAAGGCGTGCGAGGCGACGCGGTTCGCGGCCAGGCACGGCTGCGCCTACCACAAGACCCTGatggagaagaacaagaagtacGTCGTGGAGCCGCCCACCATCCAGAAGTGCCAGGAGCTCTCCAAGCAGCTCTTCTACACCCGCCTCGCCAG CCTTCCTGGTCGCTATGAAGCATTCTGGAAAGAGCTTGACCAAGCAAAGCTCCTGTGGAGGAACCGGAAGGACCTGAACGTCGAGCATGCTGGTGTCGCGGCACTGTTTGGGATCGAGTTGTACGGATGGTTCTGCGTGGGTGAGATCGTCGGACG